GTGGGTTCATCTAAGACTAATATAGCTGGCTCCATGGCAAGTATGCCTGCAATGGCCACACGTCTCATTTGTCCCCCTGACAGCTCAAACGGGCTACGATTTAAAAGTGATTCATCAATTCCAACCAGAGCCAGTTTCTCACGCGCAATCTGCTCCGCATCTTCTTCAGAAACTCCAAAATTTTGCGGTCCAAAAGCAACATCCTTCAAAACCGTTTCTTCAAAGATCTGATTTTCAGCAAACTGAAATACCAAGCCAACCTGTTTTCTAATTTGACGAATATCTTTATTTTTAGAAGTCGAGGTGATTAAGGTATCAAAAACCCGCACACTCCCTTGGCTTGGCACCAATAAACCATCTAATAGTTGTAAAATAGTTGATTTACCACTACCTGTGTGGCCAATTAAGGCCGTATAAGAACCATCTTCAATCGTCAAAGAAACATCTGACAAAGCTGTTGAAGCTAAGGGAGTCCCTTCTTGATACGTAAAACTCACATTTTCTAGAGCAATTCCCATAGTTTATCCTCTAGCTCACTTTCTGTCAAATAATTTTCAGGCAAATCATAGCCATTCTGATTCAAAGAATGTTTTAATTGATTGGCAAAAGGATCGTCTAATCCAATTTGATCTAAATCATTACGAGAGAAAAGTTCTCTTGGACTGCTGGTTGATTCAATTTCCCCTTTTTTCATGACCAACACACGATCACTCATGGCAACTTCTTCCAAATCATGTGTAATGGAAATGACCGTCATATCATAGTCTTTCCGAATTCCTTTTACTGTCTCAATCAGTTCTCTACGTCCCTCAGGATCCAACATACTCGTTGCTTCATCTAAGATTAAAATAGCTGGTCTCAGGGCTACAACACCTGCAATAGCCACACGTTGCTTTTGGCCACCTGATAGACGCGCTGGTTCTCTCTTTTTAAAGTCCAACATGCCAACCAAATCCAGAGCTTCTTCCACTCTCTTTTTCATTTCTTGACGAGAAAGTCCCTGATTTTCCAAACCAAAGGCAACATCATCTTCAACAGTCGCTCCAACAAATTGATTGTCTGGATTTTGAAAAACCATACCGATTTGACGACGTATATCCCAAACATTTTCCTCAGTCAGCCGTTGGCCATCCATTACAATCTCTCCGGATTCTGCTTCCAGTAAGCCATCAATTAAGCGAACCGTCGTTGATTTACCACTACCATTATGCCCTACAATCGAAAGCCATTCTCCACGTTTCACGTGAAACGTAATATCCTTCACATCGTAATATTCCTGACTTTCCTTATAGCGAAAAGAAAGATTTTTTACATCAATTATTGATTTCATTTCGAACCAAATGTCCCTTTAAATACATAGGCACTACCCTTAAAATAATCATAGCCAGAGTAGATAGTGAAAAACAAGGCTACATAAAGTAGAACTTGACCAAGCAAAGTCCAATGTAATAGCAAGAAAATAATCGCAAACATCTGACTGAATGTTTTAATTTTTCCAGGCATGGCTGCTGCTAAAACTGTTCCACCAGTTTCAACCAATAAAAGTCTTAAACCTGTCACAGCCAACTCACGACAGATGATCACTGCAACAATCCAAGCCGGAGCCATTCCTAACTCAATCAGCATAATAAAAGCCGACATAACTAGTAGCTTATCCGCCATAGGATCTGCAAATTTACCAAAATTACTAACCACATTCCATCTACGAGCTAAATATCCATCTAAATAGTCTGTAATACTGGCAATAGCAAAGATAATAGCTGCTAGCATATGACTCTCTATCGAATTTCCTACTGTTAAAATAAAGATAAAAATAGGTATAAAGAGAATTCGACCTATTGTTAAGATATTTGGAATTTGTTCTTTTTTCATTCGTTTTTCCTTAATTTTTAGTAAAGGTTACAGCGATTTTTCCAGTCTGAGCTGTTAATTTCGATAAATCAACAGTCTGATTGTCTACTGTTAAGGCAACACCTTTGACAACACCTAAAGTAATGGTCACAGGATTTTTAGTTGAAACGCTTGTTTCCGCACTTTTATTATCCGGTGATAAAGTCACACCACCCTCAAGATCACTTTCTGAAACACTAACCCAACTTCTAGCATCTGACACTGATAATTGCAACTTTGCAGTTTCCTTGCTCGTTTTATAAGCAACTTCTACTCGATTTCCTTCACCTGATACCGTTATAGCTGGTTCAATATTAGAAGAACTACTAGATGAGCTACTGCTTGAAGATGAAGTTACAAAACTAGTCGAGCTTGTTGCCTGGACCACACTATAACTAGACCCAGATGAACGCTCAGGTTGAGTCTGGAGATAATTCCAAACATAACAAGTCACAAATATTACAATCGATAGTGCAAAGAGTATAAAATAAAATAAAGGTAAAAATGATGTCCTATTTTTCTTACTTGAACGTCTCCTGCCTGTCAACTCCTCTTCATCAACATCTACTTCCTCATAAGTAATCATGCTCCCAGAATCATAAGCATCCAAGACAATTCGCTCATCAAGTTCAACTGCCCACGCATACTTTCTCAAAAAAGAACGAGTATAAAATGGACTAGGAAGTTGATCAAAATCATCATCTTCCATTGCCTCCAACATATCCAACTGAATTTCTGTTTTTTTATGTAATTCTTCTAAAGTCAACCCTTGGTTGGTTCTAGCTAAACGTAAAACCTCACCAATTGTTTTTTTCCTCATACTTGTCATTCCTTCTTTCTAGTGTCTATTATGATTAGTTGCTACGATGGAAATATTGTAAAATCAACTATGTCACCATCATCTATTAAATGGTGTCCAGCATCAAGGACATCCTCTAAAGTAATTTCCTGTAAAATTTTCGGCAAATCGAAAATTGTCTCACCTTGTCC
This portion of the Streptococcus mitis B6 genome encodes:
- a CDS encoding energy-coupling factor transporter ATPase — encoded protein: MGIALENVSFTYQEGTPLASTALSDVSLTIEDGSYTALIGHTGSGKSTILQLLDGLLVPSQGSVRVFDTLITSTSKNKDIRQIRKQVGLVFQFAENQIFEETVLKDVAFGPQNFGVSEEDAEQIAREKLALVGIDESLLNRSPFELSGGQMRRVAIAGILAMEPAILVLDEPTAGLDPLGRKELMNLFKKLHQSGMTIVLVTHLMDDVAEYANQVYVMEKGCLVKGGKPSDVFQDVVFMEEVQLGVPKITSFCKRLADRGVSFKRLPIKIEEFKESLNG
- a CDS encoding energy-coupling factor ABC transporter ATP-binding protein; the encoded protein is MKSIIDVKNLSFRYKESQEYYDVKDITFHVKRGEWLSIVGHNGSGKSTTVRLIDGLLEAESGEIVMDGQRLTEENVWDIRRQIGMVFQNPDNQFVGATVEDDVAFGLENQGLSRQEMKKRVEEALDLVGMLDFKKREPARLSGGQKQRVAIAGVVALRPAILILDEATSMLDPEGRRELIETVKGIRKDYDMTVISITHDLEEVAMSDRVLVMKKGEIESTSSPRELFSRNDLDQIGLDDPFANQLKHSLNQNGYDLPENYLTESELEDKLWELL
- the pgsA gene encoding CDP-diacylglycerol--glycerol-3-phosphate 3-phosphatidyltransferase translates to MKKEQIPNILTIGRILFIPIFIFILTVGNSIESHMLAAIIFAIASITDYLDGYLARRWNVVSNFGKFADPMADKLLVMSAFIMLIELGMAPAWIVAVIICRELAVTGLRLLLVETGGTVLAAAMPGKIKTFSQMFAIIFLLLHWTLLGQVLLYVALFFTIYSGYDYFKGSAYVFKGTFGSK
- the rodZ gene encoding cytoskeleton protein RodZ, yielding MRKKTIGEVLRLARTNQGLTLEELHKKTEIQLDMLEAMEDDDFDQLPSPFYTRSFLRKYAWAVELDERIVLDAYDSGSMITYEEVDVDEEELTGRRRSSKKNRTSFLPLFYFILFALSIVIFVTCYVWNYLQTQPERSSGSSYSVVQATSSTSFVTSSSSSSSSSSSSNIEPAITVSGEGNRVEVAYKTSKETAKLQLSVSDARSWVSVSESDLEGGVTLSPDNKSAETSVSTKNPVTITLGVVKGVALTVDNQTVDLSKLTAQTGKIAVTFTKN